Proteins from a single region of Macrotis lagotis isolate mMagLag1 chromosome 2, bilby.v1.9.chrom.fasta, whole genome shotgun sequence:
- the LOC141511603 gene encoding olfactory receptor 10P22-like gives MDNDNDTAVSEFILWGFSYLGTYQSVLFWGVLFVYLVTLLGNFLIITLTLLDPTLSTPMYFFLRHLSMIEILYTTTVVPRMLTDLLFSHPAISPASCFTQMYFFALFGIAECFLLTAMAYDRYAAICRPLHYTMLMSQQVCVGMVAASYLMGITTGITHAMFIFTLPFHGTNIVHHFLCDNLPVLRLTSGDTFWGEVGNLVVTLLFIITPFALILLSYVRILITILGVASAQGRQKVFSTCSSHLLVVTLFFGTATLAYMKPGTNATEDTDLIPSLFYTVVTPMFNPFIYTLRNKEVMGALRRKVTKHL, from the coding sequence atggataatgataatgatacagCAGTGTCTGAGTTTATTTTGTGGGGATTTTCCTATTTGGGGACGTACCAGAGTGTCCTCTTTTGGGGTGTGCTCTTTGTCTACTTGGTCACCTTGTTGGGCAATTTCTTGATCATCACCCTTACCCTACTAGACCCAACCCTGAGCACTCCCATGTATTTCTTCCTTCGACATCTCTCTATGATAGAGATTCTCTACACTACTACTGTTGTGCCTAGAATGCTAACCGATCTTCTCTTCTCCCATCCTGCCATTTCTCCTGCCAGTTGCTTCACCCAGATgtatttctttgctctctttggcATTGCTGAATGCTTTCTACTCACTGCCATGGCCTATGACCGATATGCTGCCATTTGCAGACCCCTGCATTATACAATGCTGATGAGCCAGCAAGTATGTGTGGGTATGGTGGCTGCTTCCTATCTAATGGGCATCACCACAGGCATTACCCATGCCATGTTCATCTTTACCTTACCTTTCCATGGCACCAACATTGTTCATCACTTCCTATGTGATAATTTGCCTGTTTTGAGACTGACAAGTGGAGATACATTCTGGGGTGAGGTTGGGAATCTTGTTGTCACCTTACTCTTTATTATTACTCCCTTTGCACTCATCCTTCTTTCTTATGTTCGCATCCTCATTACCATCCTTGGGGTAGCCTCTGCTCAGGGACGCCAAAAAGTCTTTTCTACTTGCTCTTCCCACCTACTGGTTGTTACACTTTTCTTTGGGACTGCAACCCTTGCCTACATGAAACCCGGAACCAATGCTACTGAGGACACAGATCTAATCCCTTCCCTTTTCTACACAGTTGTAACCCCCATGTTCAATCCTTTTATCTATACCTTGAGGAACAAGGAGGTGATGGGAGCTCTGAGGCGTAAAGTAACAAAACATCTTTGA